TGCAGAGAAGTTAAATACATATTTCACATTCATTGCTCCTGTCCTTCCATACACAGGTTTTGTGCTGTGGAACTCCTGGAGCTCAGCTAGTTCCAAAACTGAGGGCCAACAGGGGCTCAAAAAGGAGCCTTTAAAAAAACCTGAAACTCCTGTTGGACGCTTTGATCATCCACAGCAGGACCCGGTGGGAAAAGGTCCCCTGGAAAGTGAGTTCTTTGTTTCAGGAATGGTTTGCTATGTTTAATGCAGTGAAATTGGAAACCTTACAAAGAGGCAACTTGTTTGCCAGCGATTGCACCGGAATTTTTAAATTTGAGAGCAAACTCCATATGGAATGGCAATTCGTGGTTCGAGCCAGAAATGCCGCTCAGACCCAGCAGCCTGGAGGTGGATGAAAGCAGCGTGGCACAACATGCCCGTTGATTTTCCCTCCTTTGGTGAAGCACCCTCCACCCCATGGCAACTCCACAGTGACCAGAAACAAGAACTCCGGAGCCCTTAAcgaagtaaaacaccccaaggcgcttcacaggaattttataaaaacaaaatttgacaacaagccacatacggagaaattggggcaggtgaccaaaagcttggccaaagaggttggttttaaggagcgtcttaaaggaggaaagagaggcggagaggtttaaggaaggaattccagagcttggggcccaagtagctgaaggcacggggatgctcgagagggcagaattgaAGAAGCGCTGATATCTCGTgcaaaggggggaggggggtttgtgatctggaggaggttactgagatagggaggggtgaggccatggagggatttgaaaacaaggatgaaaattttaaaatcgaggtattacataaccgggtcagcgagcacaggggtgatgggtgaacgggatttggtgtgagttaggacacgggtgacttcaagttcacgtagggtagaagctgggaggccagccaggcgcgactgcccaaagtggaggaagagcatccgggagggtgctgagaacCTCGAGTCCCATCGTCGAGAACCAGCAGAAATCAAGCGTGGGTCGCggcaggagagtgcggcaaaccagactccccacccaccccttccttcaaccactgtctgccccacctgtgacagagactgtaattcccgtattggactcttctcttccgagtggaagcaagtcattctcgtctctgagggactgcctatgatgatggaatagtcaagtctggaggtaactcaTTGGAGCGCAGCGTTGAACTGTAACCTGTCATTGTGACAGTGCATATCCGTGCTCTGGTTCATTGTGCTGCTACATATCAGATTGGAAGCGCTGTAAATTATTTACCACCAGCTACATAATCTTTCATTGAACAACTAAACCTAAACAAATGGGTAAATAAATTTgaccctattttttaaaaaaaaactgaggtGGACATTCTCTGAAGGACTTATCTTGTCTGATCTCAGTGCAGTAGTTTAATTTTCGTGGCACAGTAAAAGACTTGCGGTTGTTGGTTCATTTTTTTAATACATTAATTTATTTTTCCtgtgaatttattttttaaatgctgattTTTATTGTTAGTGAATGGAATTAATGAGCAATTAGCATGCTTCATCTGAAAACCTAAGCCAATCAGCCTACTTGAGCTCCTGTTGACACACTTTTTGTTAatccgttcatgggatgtgggtatcgctggctaagccagcatttattgcccatccctaattgcccttgaggaggtggtggtgagccgccaccttaaactgttgcagtttgtgtggtgaaggtactcccacagtgctgttagggagggagttccaggattttgacctagcgacaatgaaggaacggcgatatatttccaagtcaggatggtgtgtgactcggaggggaatgtgCAGGTGCATGCCAACTCAACAAGCTGGCAATCCAAGTTTAATGGGCTGCGTTCAGGGACCTATTTGTAATGTCAGTGATCCTGTAGAAGGACCGTACTTGCATCTCTGCAGCTAGTTCACTCGTAAGTACAGTGTAAGGTGGAAATTCAGCAGGCGGTATTGTAACTGTACGATACCGAGGTCTTGGGTCTGTGCGCTTTATCTCTGGACCACCCCCACACATTGAGGTGCTTTTTGCCCCCCTGTATTTAAATTCTCTAcatcaccaaccccccccccccccccgggtgccAGTATCCTGAGTCAGATAGTGACCCACTCCCAGTGCAACTCTGCCCAGTCAGTTGGAGGTGCACGGTAGTAGTGCGCGTCCAATTTCCCAGCCCTTTTTGTGGACATGAATTAAATTAAATCTTGCACAGTAGGTACATGAGGGTGTTATAAGTGAAAGTGACCTTAAACAAAGTCCTTATTGTAACATATGTAACTGGAATTGTGCTGTACTTGCTATATTTTTCCCACAAATGAGACCATAGAGTGAATTATGATATAATTATGATATATAATGAAGCTGATATTTTTTAACCCTGGCCCACAAGTGGAATTTAGCTTCATGACTTGTCATGATtggatttgaactctcaacctcTAGGTTGGTCATCGgtaccttaaccactcggctaccGTACCCACAAATATTTTGTTTGATAAAAGCAGAATTGTTCTGAAATGTGATCCCTGCCCTGTCAGACTACCTGTTTGTACTGCCAGTCTCCTGTGAACAGATCACTCCTATTACGCAGGTTACACAATTGACAATTATTCAACTGATGTTCTGTCTTCTAGGATTTCCTGATGACATCAATCCAGTCACAAAGGAAAGGGATGGGCCGAGAGGGCCTGAGCCTACCCGCTATGGAGACTGGGAGCGAAAGGGACGGTGCATTGACTTTTAGCATTTCCTGCTGTACATAAAtgtagtggtgcacattgtgtGCATATAGTGAGGTTAATCTATACAGTCCAGATGTGACTTGATCGGGCTGCTGTGTTCAGGTGAGGGTTTAGAGCTCTTTAATTTGGGGTAGATAATATCCCATTACACACTGTTTTGTGATGAGTCAGTGGTATTTTAGCATCACTGCAAGATATATATTTTGGTCTCAATTTAGAAAATCATTTATAAATTCATACTAAAAGTGCATTATTGTATCTCAAAGTGGCTTCACACAGTGAGTTACTTTGCAGCAAATGACCCATGTAGAAATAATTAAATATAAATGTTTAAAATCACAAATCAGAGATGTGATCCTACCTTCAAGATGGTCTGGTGGCCTTGTATGTGAGTAGCGCAGGTTCTATTTATGTGTGTGCTAATGTCATTTTAGCAAAAATAACAAGACGTACCACAACAACTTCACGTCCGTAAGAATTGCATTTCGGGCTGTTCCATCCACCCATTACTTCCACAGTGGAACAGTCAGGGCCAGCGGTACCCCATGTAATGCAGATACTCATTTCCCAAGTATGTGCAGCCCAGGGTGTGGTTCCTCGTGCTGACCGCTTGTACTTGGAGAACCAGCCCATGGGCCATCTAACCAGAGGTCCATTCTGTTATTTGTTACAGTGCTGTTAGCAGACAGGTGTTTCATAGGCTTTTCCTTTTTGTTTGTGAGCAGATGgacagcgagacagacagacagtcaggCTTTTGAGAACGAAAGCTGCAAGGCTATCAGACCCAGTAAAAGCCGAGACTGGCCCACTGACGTGGGGAAACGTGGCATGTTCATCATTTTGTATTCTGCTCAGATAAATTGTCTTGATTGAATGAAGTGAGCCTGATCATAACTGCTGTATGTTCACTTTGTGGTGAAATAAAACAACTTATCATATCTTGCCTCATCTCACCAAATGTTGCTTCAGTCAACCTTCAGAGGGATTGAAGAAGCACAAATGCGGAAGACATGAATATGCAGTTGTCATTACAATTGTACTCTTGGGTTACGCTATTGTATCTTTAGATATTGGGCAGTACGGATATACCTCTAAGTATTAATACCCTCAGATTGCTTACGGGAGCTTTACCTGACCGAATATTGTAACTTGTAACAGTTATGCTTTTGCTATGCAAGTGTTTTAAATAATAAAGGCAACTGTTTTTTTAAGGTTGGTTTTCATTGTTCCTGTTTAAGGCTTACTGTGAAAGACTGCTACAGGGATTCACCTACTCGGGCTGTCAATGGTGAATGTGCTAAGTCACCAAATGGGCCATAtggcttgattcccttagtatccaaaaatctgtcgctccgagtcttgaatatactcaacaactgagcctccacagctagagaattccaaagattcacaaccctctgagtgaaaaaatgtctccattCTAAATGGCCAACCCGTTATTCTGAGACTCATTTGATCTCATCTTTCCAGAATGCCAATACTTCCCTTTACAGCATCCATTCTCAACTCCAGCTATTGATTATCTTCAGTGTAAAGAAATACTTCCTGAAAACTGCCCTAAATTTTCACTTTACAATTCTGAACTTTTGCCCCCTTGTCCTTCTGCCTCAATATACTTAAAAGTACTGTTTCCTATTAAATACCTTGTATCCTTCTCTAAGATCGCCTCTGAAATGTATTTTTCAAGGTTGAAGTGCCCTTGCTTATCAAGTAATTCCTCAGTGTTCTAGCTGATAGCAGGGATTATCAGCATGTTGCTCTTTTCTGCAGCGCCTCTATTTAGCCTCCTTGTATTGCAGCaaacagaactgtatgcagtactccaattgCAGCCTGTCTGGAAATTTCTACAGCTTCAGTATAAACTCTGGGGATTTAATCTTGCATAATTGAGCATCCGATTTACTTTGTTATTGCCCTCTGTAGCAGGCGTATCACTCATCGGATCCACTGGAGGGGGCACTAACAGAATTCCGAAGGGTGACCATACTGCCAGCGATATTCCCTTTTTTTGGGTGCGTAAGGAGTTGTGCAGCCAATTCAAAATACTGCGCGTGCCTACCAGTCCTGCCTCCTTTTActatggaagggaggtggaggaagaaatatgcagacaaattagggaaatgagtaagaaaacagaataataatcatgggggatttcaactacccagatattaattggacagaagaggtaggtaaagggaataagggaatggagttccgacaatatgtacaggactcctttctaacccaatatgtaaaaagcccaacaagggaggattcgctattggatctcgtaatggggaatgaaccagagcagataagagaagtaaaagtaggggaacatctaggcaatagtaaccataatataatatgctttaagatgctaattgagaaggacataagtatgacaaaaagcagggtaatagattagagaaaagctgattttgaggggctgggaagagaacttggaaaaataaaatgacaacaatattggcaaaaaaatcAATGAAGTAACAACAATGGGAGCCATGTAAAACGGTGTGCAACAGAGtgtaggaacaatatattccgctaaaaggaaagaacactaatgagattccatggatgaataaagccataagggaacaattgatggTAAGGAAACAggtatacattaagtacatagacagcaggagagtgcatgataagggaggatactaaaagattaggagagaagtcaaaaaaacaagagGAAGGCAACAAGGAaccatgaaattaaattatcaaggaacataaaacaaaataatagtttacaggcacatcaataaaaaaggaaagttgggatgggaatagggcgacTCAGGGATAGACagcataataccacaggtaacaatatggagatggcagaaatattagatcgttatttcgcttcagtatttaccagggagatagaacaggtggatatAACATTGGATGAtgcgataagtgcatttaaaataaagagaggatatattaaataaacttaaaaccctggtctggatggattgcacccACACATTtttaaagaatctagggaagagatagcagaggcattactacacatatttaataattcgtaagaaaaaggtgtagtgctggaggactggTGGACAGCTACCTTCATACCTATATTGAAGAAAGAGGAAATAAAACCTGTCGAGGCAATTataaaccagtcagcttaacatcggtggtcggaaaaataatggaatccctactaaaggtgaAGATAGTAGAACATTGAGAACCAAATATATAATAATGAATAcctagcatggatttcaaaagggaaagtcttgcttgaccaaactcattgacatttttgaagaggtaacagagagtagacaatgttAATGCAGTAAatgcaatttatctagattttcaaaaggccttcgataaggtaccccctaatagactgatgaacaaggtcaaagaatgcggagtcaggggcaagtagcagaatggatagctaactgGCATCAAGACAaatagcagagagtaggggtaaaaggtagctattcacagtggcagaaggtggtaaGTGGTGTTCCACCAGGATCCGTGCTgggactgttcacaatttatattaacgatttagacttcggaatcaaatacataatttctaaatttgcgggtgacaccaaattggggggataatcaatactgaggaggactgcaacaaattacaggaggacattaataaactggaAAAAATGgggatataattggcaaatgaatttcaaaacagataaatgtgaggtagcacattttagtaggaagaatagggaggtcacttattacttggagggtgcaggtCTAGCTggggtagtggaacaaagggatctcggagtacaaatatacaatcactaaaagttgcgacacaggttagcaaggctataaaaaaagcaaaccaagcactagggtttatttttagaggtatagaattgaaaagtagggaagtaatgctaaccctgtatcgaaccttggttagaccgcacttacagtactgtgtacagttctggtcgccatattataaaaaggatatagaggcactggaaagggcgcagtgaagatttacaaggatgataccagaaatgcgagagttttcatatcagggaaggat
This genomic stretch from Pristiophorus japonicus isolate sPriJap1 chromosome 7, sPriJap1.hap1, whole genome shotgun sequence harbors:
- the sdhaf4 gene encoding succinate dehydrogenase assembly factor 4, mitochondrial; the encoded protein is MSVSRTLWAASGREWAARRQGFVLWNSWSSASSKTEGQQGLKKEPLKKPETPVGRFDHPQQDPVGKGPLERFPDDINPVTKERDGPRGPEPTRYGDWERKGRCIDF